In Rutidosis leptorrhynchoides isolate AG116_Rl617_1_P2 chromosome 2, CSIRO_AGI_Rlap_v1, whole genome shotgun sequence, one genomic interval encodes:
- the LOC139893033 gene encoding RING-H2 finger protein ATL8-like has product MSRRFRMLTTQNSTTSPDNHPPPDPNNVDSDFVVILAALLCALICVLGLVAVARCTWIRRISGIVITGRTDHSPPPAANKGLKKKVLKSLPKLTYPPETTAGKLTDCAICLTEFVTGDEIRVLPQCGHGFHVTCIDTWFGSHSSCPSCRQILVPAPRCKKCGDLPASGSNSIDRFLV; this is encoded by the coding sequence ATGTCTCGTCGTTTCAGGATGCTCACCACCCAAAATTCAACCACCTCGCCGGACAACCACCCCCCGCCGGACCCAAACAATGTCGATTCCGACTTCGTCGTTATCCTTGCAGCTCTATTATGCGCCTTAATTTGCGTTCTCGGTCTCGTCGCCGTTGCTCGTTGTACCTGGATTCGCCGGATCTCCGGCATAGTAATCACCGGCCGTACGGATCATTCTCCACCGCCAGCAGCTAACAAAGGCCTCAAAAAGAAGGTCCTAAAATCTCTCCCGAAGCTCACCTACCCGCCGGAAACTACCGCCGGTAAATTAACCGATTGCGCTATCTGTTTGACGGAATTCGTTACCGGTGATGAGATCAGAGTGTTGCCGCAGTGCGGACATGGTTTTCATGTCACGTGCATTGACACGTGGTTTGGATCTCACTCATCGTGTCCGTCGTGTCGTCAGATCTTAGTTCCGGCACCGAGATGTAAAAAGTGCGGTGACTTACCTGCTTCCGGTTCGAATTCAATTGATAGGTTTTTAGTGTAG